The genomic region GGACGGGCTCGCGGTCCAGATGACGGCGTACCCGGGCGCGGTCTCACGCACCCGCACCCAGGAGTGGGTGGACGAGGCGCTGGCCCGGGAACTGGGGCTGGCGCGCGAGGCGTTGACGACTCCGAGCGCCTGAGGCCGCGTGCCGACGTACCCCCGGTTCGCGAGCGAGTGACGGACGGCGGGCCTGGTCGACGTCCACCGGCTGAAAGCCGACGGGGCTCCTCGACATCACCCACCGAGGGACAGCCGGGCCTCCTCGACGTCCACCGGGCGAAGAACCGCCCCCATGCCGACAGTTCGGGCCACCAGCCGCACCCTGCACCCTCCCAGCGGCCTTCAGGCCCTGGCAGAGCCAGTCCGCCGGGCCTTCAAGCCACCGACTCGATCCGCATCTTGATGTCGTCGGGTGACAGGCTCCCCTTCGCCACCACGCGGTCCCCGGAGGACTCCCCGCGCAGTCGTCGCCCGATCCACGGCACCAGGTATTCGCGCGCCCAGTGGATGTTGTCCCGCCGCATCTCCAGGGTGCCGCGGGGCGGCAGCGGCGGCCATGCCTGGTCGGGGTCCGCGGGGACCTCCAGGCCGAGGACCTGGCCGGCGCGCAGGGCGACCCGGGTGTGCCCCTCGGGCGACAGATGAAGCCGGTCGCCGTCCCAGGCCCGCCGGTCCTGGATGGTCTTGAGGGACCACAGGTCGAGCACGGGACAGCCGTACCGGTCGGCGATGGCCCGGAGATGGAGGTTGTACGTGGCGATCTTGCCGCGCATGTGCTTGAGCACGGGTACGCCACGGGTGTCGAAGCCGGTGGCCACCAGGACCGTGCCGACGACCGACGTGAGGTCCGCGACAGCGCGCTCATAGCGCTCCGCGACCTCGTCGGGGTCGGTGCCCAGCCGGATGATGTCGTTGCCGCCCGCGCAGAAAGAGACCAGGTCCGGCGCGAGTTCCTTGGCGCGCGTCAACTGGTCCTCGACGATCTGGTCGAGAAGTCTCCCGCGGACCGCGAGGTTGGAGTAGTCGAAGTCGCCCTCGGGTTGTCGGTCCGCGAGAAGCATCGCGAACCGGTCGGCCCAGCCGACGAACTCCCCGTCCGGACCGGGGTCGCCGACGCCCTCGGTGAAGCTGTCCCCCACCGCCACGTACGACCCGATCACTGATCTGTTGTCATTCTTCGAATCGTCTGCCACATCGACCCATGATTCACCTTCAAGTGTGAGCTACGCGACCGTAGGAAAGGGTTGACGGGCGGTGACATAAGCCACGCGTAAAGGATCGGTCAACCCGGAATAAGGCACCGAAGGCCGGCCCCCGGGGATCACAGGGTCCGGCCTTCGGAGACGAGCGGAGTGGTACGCCCCTGCGGGGCGAGCCCGGCGTCGGGTCAGATGGAGACGCCCTTGCCACGCAGGTACGCCAGCGGGTCCACGTCCGAGCCGTAGTCCGGGGTGGTGCGGATCTCGAAGTGCAGGTGCGGGCCGGTGACGTTGCCCGTCGCACCGGAGAGGCCGATCTCCTGGCCCCCGGTCACGGTCTGTCCGGCCGAGACACCGAGGGAGGACAGGTGGGCGTACTGGGCATAGTAGCCGTCGTCGAGCTTGATGACGACCTGGTTGCCGTACGCGCCGCCCCAGCCGGCGGAGACGACCGTGCCCGCACCGACGGACTTGAGCGAAGTACCGGTCGGAACCACGAAGTCGACGCCCGTGTGGTACCCGCTGGACCACATGCTGCCCGACATCTTGTACGGGGTGCCGACGGTGGCGCCCGCGACCG from Streptomyces sp. NBC_00878 harbors:
- a CDS encoding SGNH/GDSL hydrolase family protein, whose translation is MIGSYVAVGDSFTEGVGDPGPDGEFVGWADRFAMLLADRQPEGDFDYSNLAVRGRLLDQIVEDQLTRAKELAPDLVSFCAGGNDIIRLGTDPDEVAERYERAVADLTSVVGTVLVATGFDTRGVPVLKHMRGKIATYNLHLRAIADRYGCPVLDLWSLKTIQDRRAWDGDRLHLSPEGHTRVALRAGQVLGLEVPADPDQAWPPLPPRGTLEMRRDNIHWAREYLVPWIGRRLRGESSGDRVVAKGSLSPDDIKMRIESVA